A genomic stretch from Psilocybe cubensis strain MGC-MH-2018 chromosome 1, whole genome shotgun sequence includes:
- a CDS encoding DEAD-box ATP-dependent RNA helicase 57 produces the protein MSNEAFRLLSRGGTVFSKSNIDNHLLIKRKESRQKGQRNATVLDGQIPSELDFFKYAQGGQGKRKIVDESSNSEKKRKVNHEGEDMQDEDELLASVAIPEVIHRVSAKGSDVPPHIDSFEALNTFGVPSRITANLKSSGYKTPTSVQSYCIPILLKSRDLAAISPTGTGKTLAYLLPIFSKLAAPASPSSGNGVRAVVVVPTRELAHQIYNECLKLAQGRKWKIILFSKATANALSQNGAADKVDIIISTPLRLVAALQNGVIDLNNVRHLVLDEADRMLDPEFMPQIQEIVNSCTYSFLQKAFFSATLPAGAEKLAMEMLNNPVRVVVGVKDTPLPLISQSLTYVADDPSKLPSLLSYFAKPYNPPVLIFASTQTRATSLAEELVLNGIANVDCLHAGLTQKEREDAVTRMRKGESWVMVTTEVMARGMDFKGVREVINYDFPTTVQSYVHRIGRTGRAGREGKAVTFFTDDDAPYLKTIANVLLQSGSTVPDWILKLPKPSKLKKRQMGKIKRPDVVNPARFVGRRDSIKKRSALHPIYA, from the exons ATGTCAAACGAAGCGTTTCGCTTACTTTCTCGAGGAGGCACGGTATTCAGTAAATCCAATATAGACAACCATCTTCTCATT AAACGGAAAGAGTCGAGGCAGAAGGGTCAAAGAAATGCGACAGTGTTAGATGGACAAATTCCCTCAGAATTAGACTTTTTCAAGTATGCTCAAGGCGGtcaaggaaagagaaaaattgTGGACGAATCGAGTAATtcagagaaaaagaggaaagtgAACCATGAGGGAGAAGATATgcaagatgaagatgaattaTTGGCAAGCGTGGCTATACCAGAGGTCATCCATCGAGTATCTGCAAAAGGATCGGATGTACCACCACATATCGACAGCTTTGAAGCTCTTAACACATTCGGAGTCCCTTCACGAATCACAGCAAACCTGAAATCTAGCGGATACAAAACTCCGACGAGCGTTCAGTCATATTGTATTCCCATCCTTTTGAAA TCTCGCGACCTGGCGGCTATTTCACCGACAGGTACTGGAAAGACACTTGCTTACCTTCTTCCAATATTCTCGAAACTTGCTGCACCcgcctctccttcttctggCAACGGTGTGAGAGCAGTTGTTGTCGTACCAACTCGTGAACTAGCCCATCAAATCTACAACGAATGCCTAAAACTCGCCCAAGGGCGCAAATGGAAAATTATACTTTTCAGCAAAGCAACTGCCAATGCGCTATCTCAGAACGGTGCTGCAGATAAAGTCG ACATCATTATTTCTACTCCTCTAAGACTTGTTGCTGCTCTTCAAAATGGAGTAATAGACTTAAATAA TGTCCGACATTTGGTCCTTGATGAAGCGGATCGCATGCTGGACCCAGAGTTCATGCCTCAGATACAGGAAATTGTCAACTCTTGTACCTATAGTTTTTTACAAAAGGCATTTTTTAGCGCAACGCTACCAGCTGGCGCCGAAAAGCTGGCTATGGAAATGCTGAATAATCCAGTACGCGTTGTGGTTGGAGTAAA AGAcactcctcttcctctgatATCTCAGTCCTTAACCTATGTTGCCGACGACCCCTCAAAACTGCCGAGTCTCCTTTCTTATTTTGCAAAACCGTATAACCCACCTGTTCTCATTTTTGCTTCGACTCAAACCCGAGCAACATCTCTGGCGGAAGAACTTGTTCTCAACGGCATTGCAAATGTAGACTGTTTACATGCTGGTTTGACCCAAAAGGAGCGCGAAGATGCTGTCACTCGTATGCGCAAAGGCGAGAGCTGGGTTATGGTCACAACAGAAGTTATGGCCAGAGGTATGGATTTCAAAGGCGTTCGGGAAGTAATTAATTACGATTTCCCAACAACTGTGCAAAGTTACGTTCATCGGATTGGTCGTACAGGGCGGGCAGGACGAGAGGGAAAAGCTGTCACATTTTTCACTGACGACGACGCCCCGTATCTCAAAAC GATCGCAAACGTATTGCTTCAGTCTGGTTCAACTGTACCCGATTGGATACTGAAGTTACCAAAGCCCTCAAAACTGAAGAAAAGGCAAATGGGAAAAATTAAGCGCCCCGACGTTGTTAATCCTGCTAGATTTGTTGGACGACGGGATTCGATTAAGAAACGGTCAGCCTTACATCCAATATACGCCTGA
- a CDS encoding 1,3-beta-glucanosyltransferase gel4, with translation MLRCLRAPVLLPLLSALIASTVQAIPKITRSGRYLYDSSGNRFYIKGIAYQEQGEVVASDDNPFGEPSSFIDPLAIDAACARDLPFLQELGVNTIRVYSVNSSLNHDACMNAFSQAGIYAIIDLSTPLNGSIDRVSPSWSTNILDQYTHTIDVFSKYDNVLAYNVGNEVVISNTTAVSPYIKAAARDIKAYLKSKGSSALVGYAAINGQSTWRGDLADYLSCDPSNSNSDSTSIDIYGLNDYEWCGDSNFQSSYAATTNAFSDYNVVAYFSEFGCIKSPPRLWTETVALFGSDMNTVWSGGIAFSYFPASSADGQFGMVTISSDAKTVTTSDDFDRLKTEYNSISFINSPSQSSAGASSYPSCPAADSNFLASTTIPPTPNEAACNCLESALSCQFTPLTSNYTAVVGELLDFGCSLLGQVGSNACNDIGGDGAKGVYGRISGCDPTIKLSYVMSQYYESQQRQASSCQFGGNGTVNSRVSSSLTADSAASSCIANPSAVFTPSAAPTNNAPAPNGSSTSGNNNTSGALSISYDSQALLGLAAMGILSVIGGIWTLQ, from the exons ATGCTACGCTGTCTTCGGGCCCCAGTGCTCCTTCCCCTCCTTTCCGCCCTCATCGCCTCCACCGTTCAAGCAATTCCCAAAATCACTCGTTCTGGAAGATACCTCTACGACTCATCTGGAAACCGGTTCTATATCAAGGGTATTGCATACCAGGAGCAAG GTGAAGTTGTTGCCTCTGACGACAATCCTTTTGGAGAGCCAAGCAGTTTTATCGACCCACTCGCCATTGATGCTGCTTGTGCGAGGGATCTCCCCTTTCTCCAAGAACTCGGTGTCAATACCATCAGAGTATACAGTGTCAACTCCTCACTAAACCATGATGCCTGCATGAACGCCTTTAGTCAAGCTGGAATCTATGCAAT AATTGATCTTTCGACTCCTCTCAATGGTTCTATTGATCGTGTCTCTCCATCATGGTCCACAAACATCCTTGATCAATACACGCACACCATTGATGTCTTCTCAAAATACGATAATGTGCTTGCATACAACGTTGGCAACGAAGTTGTTATTTCAAATACGACCGCTGTTTCCCCTTACATTAAGGCTGCCGCTCGTGATATCAAGGCTTATTT GAAATCCAAAGGCTCCTCTGCTCTAGTAGGATATGCAGCTATAAACGGACAGTCGACTTGGAGGGGTGATCTGGCTGATTATCTTTCGTGCGACCCCTCCAACAGCAATTCAGATTCAACATCTATTGATATATATGGGCTCAATGACTA TGAATGGTGCGGCGATTCTAATTTCCAAAGCTCGTATGCAGCCACCACAAATGCGTTCTCCGATTACAACGTCGTTGCATATTTCAGCGAATTCGGTTGCATAAAATCTCCTCCTCGTCTGTGGACTGAGACTGTCGCTCTATTTGGTTCTGACATGAATACTGTATGGTCTGGAGGAATTGCCTTTTCTTATTTCCCAGCCAGCAGCGCTGATGGGCAATTCGGGATGGTCACCATCTCATCCGATGCAAAAACCGTGACAACTAGCGACGACTTTGACCGACTGAAAACTGAGTACAACTCCATCTCCTTCATCAATTCCCCGTCCCAGTCGTCTGCAGGAGCTTCGAGTTACCCTTCATGTCCGGCTGCAGACTCAAATTTTCTCGCCTCGACAACTATCCCACCAACTCCAAATGAAGCGGCATGCAACTGCCTTGAGTCCGCTCTTAGCTGTCAATTTACACCACTTACTAGTAACTATACCGCAGTTGTTGGTGAACTTTTGGACTTTGGATGTAGTCTTCTTGGACAAGTTGGTAGCAATGCTTGCAATGACATAGGAGGAGATGGTGCGAAAGGTGTTTATGGTCGAATCTCTGGCTGTGATCCAA CCATAAAACTTTCATATGTTATGAGTCAATATTATGAATCGCAACAACGTCAAGCATCATCTTGTCAATTTGGTGGAAATGGAACTGTCAACTCTCGGGTTTCGTCCAGTCTGACGGCGGATTCGGCAGCCAGCTCATGTATCGCCAATCCATCGGCGGTCTTCACACCTTCCGCAGCGCCCACTAACAATGCTCCTGCACCCAACGGTTCCTCTACTTCGGGAAATAATAATACTAGCGGGGCTCTCTCCATCAGCTATGATAGCCAGGCCTTGCTTGGATTGGCTGCTATGGGAATCTTATCTGTAATTGGTGGAATCTGGACCTTGCAATGA
- a CDS encoding Sterol 3-beta-glucosyltransferase, with protein sequence MAPQIPPPQTPTPIASDSSTVRPHPTVQQPAEASEPRPPKESHSRVKRLSSVVEKTVDKLSRSVSANSSTYNSPSSSSKRMFSISRKSRTLRQPSSDADSTSSSSASKPKHIPNEDSPFIRPPSPPLRPSLTDSFRGDGSMRAGTQTLIQALQALPWMNSDNEEDSTNEQVSADSDSDDERPNVDRLSSSIHTIHRPLARSHRTKQHVTSNLSDVHASSQEETLEASEEDLENDFEETPRPTDDVPSHLRSLSNAQTMSGSSSPFNAMKDRTGSMATVRLHRRARLAEKLKEIYELDDIKEVWAGPDIEIGVTQQEGSKDKTLDQTLHRFFDTRASSKDPYFPHGIIDLRYAISCDPVGEKGFRLRTNSRTIVLSADSVPSREEWVKAIRKVIFKAQNMGDSVKIAIPYSAILDVERSTAMDFSETIEVKVIDKEDNFAIDSYFFAYFHNLPAGLEQIRDALRSYRSFNPPESGHLPAVMDTTVHRTPQSPDRLSVTPASTIDSPSKASLSGFRLSSIFRPFSEPTTSRIVSSPVATDSQVDDYTHISRKNDSGSFIPITSSPEPIISRHGGASPPLHSTRSLPPPDHTYPPSTSSSAIYPNHSSLNRESSSSSWAVGVPSWLKAPKRVFGSAGGTDSAAAVNPTPVKEVYSSSYVSSPGPLSRSSGFDMAFSVLETPEMLPDQETTDKFRTAFAYDEKETLLGYFPGYIYRLLPVPGKLYISTNYFCFKSSGPLAARTRMTLPLRDILASEKSKATRFGHHGLIIIVKGHEELFFEFNAEDKRDTFINLLERQLEDVRNRQISGGPPLRSSGERDALLLEEFDAKQSSNVDVDSMPPTDSMADSLPAVMFTSASSTFLTFKPKKSLHFTFLTIGSRGDVQPYIALSKGLMADGHRCRIATHGEFREWIESHNIEFGYVGGDPAELMRICIENGTFTVSFLKEGLLKFRGWLDDLLKTSWEACQGTDVLVESPSAMGGYHIAEALAIPYFRAFTMTWTRTRAYPHAFAVPERKMGGSYNYMSYVMFDQVFWRAQAGQINRWRRNLLHLGPTSLDKMEPHKIPFLYNFSPHVVPPPLDWPEWIRVTGYWFLDDADVSAKKWTPPTSLVQFLDNAQKTGHKVVYIGFGSIVVPDPKAMTHSVIEAVLRSGVHAVLSKGWSDRLQMKSGEASEPEEPYPPEIYPISSIPHDWLFQRIDAACHHGGAGTTGASLRAGIPTIIRPFFGDQFFWADRVEALGVGSGVRKLTVSTLSDALISATSDAKQIARAKLVGEQIRSEDGVATAMESIYRDLEYARSLIKRQTPEEALEEGAAEESTVRNIDNVSPSSLSSSAGSVQGAPSEDWSVISDQEDKRSSLGSYHSENQSAQRTSLAAAVLSVLPHSFPPGSTQQ encoded by the exons ATGGCCCCTCAGATTCCTCCACCCCAGACTCCCACCCCGATCGCATCAGACTCATCGACAGTGCGACCCCATCCGACAGTACAACAGCCAGCCGAAGCTAGCGAGCCACGCCCACCGAAGGAATCCCATAGTAGGGTCAAGCGATTGTCAAGTGTAGTCGAAAAGACTGTGGACAAGCTGAGTAGGAGTGTCAGCGCAAACTCGTCGACATACAACTCCCcgtcctcctcttccaagCGTATGTTTAGCATTAGTCGGAAGTCGAGGACATTGCGGCAGCCGTCATCTGACGCGGATT CTACCTCATCTAGTTCTGCTTCAAAGCCCAAACATATTCCTAATGAAGATTCTCCCTTCATAAGACCCCCTTCTCCACCGTTGCGCCCTTCACTTACTGACTCGTTTCGAGGTGACGGATCC ATGCGTGCGGGCACACAGACGTTGATTCAAGCGCTCCAGGCTTTGCCATGGATGAATAGCGATAATGAAGAAGACAGTACGAATGAACAAGTGTCAGCCGACTCTGACAGTGATGATGAGAGACCTAACG TGGATCGTCTCTCTTCGTCCATACATACTATACACCGTCCTCTCGCTCGATCGCACCGGACAAAGCAACATGTTACATCCAATCTTTCCGATGTACACGCGTCTTCGCAGGAGGAAACTCTGGAAGCCTCTGAAGAAGACCTTGAAAACGATTTCGAAGAAACGCCTAGACCAACCGATGATGTGCCTTCACACTTGAGGAGCTTGAGCAATGCGCAGACAATGTCAGGTTCCTCTTCTCCATTTAACGCAATGAAAGATCGCACAGGCAGTATGGCAACTGTCAGGTTACACAGGCGTGCTCGTCTCGCAGAGAAGCTCAAAGAGATATACGAACTCGACGACATTAAGGAAGTCTGGGCTG GACCAGATATTGAAATCGGGGTCACTCAACAAGAAGGCTCAAAGGACAAAACGTTGGATCAAACATTG CACCGCTTTTTTGATACGCGTGCCTCTTCCAAGGATCCTTACTTCCCTCATGGAATTATCGATTTGCGGTATGCAATATCATGCGACCCTGTGGGCGAAAAAGGTTTTCGGCTACGAACCAATTCGCGAACAATAGTATTATCAGCTGACTCTGTTCCAAGTCGAGAGGAATGGGTCAAGGCGATTCGCAAAGTCATTTTCAAAGCACAAAACATGGGAGACAGCGTAAAG ATTGCCATTCCCTATTCAGCGATTTTGGATGTTGAAAGATCGACGGCCATGGACTTTAGCGAAACAATTGAAGTGAAAGTTATCGACAAAGAAGACAATTTTGCCATTGATTCCTACTTTTTTGCTTATTTTCACAATCTACCTGCGGGCCTTGAACAAATTCGTGACGCTCTTAGAAGCTACCGCAGTTTTAATCCACCTGAAAGTGGCCACCTTCCAGCAGTCATGGACACAACTGTTCACCGAACCCCTCAGAGCCCTGATCGTCTATCTGTTACCCCAGCTTCAACGATAGACTCTCCATCTAAAGCGTCGCTGTCCGGTTTTCGATTGTCGTCGATATTTCGACCTTTTTCAGAGCCCACAACTAGTAGGATAGTGTCTTCGCCCGTTGCCACTGACTCCCAGGTCGACGATTATACCCACATATCTCGCAAGAACGACTCTGGGTCTTTCATTCCCATAACTTCGTCTCCAGAACCAATAATTTCTAGACATGGAGGAGCATCCCCTCCTCTTCATTCAACGAGGTCTCTACCACCTCCTGACCACACGTACCCACCCTCTACTTCAAGTTCAGCTATATATCCTAATCATTCTTCCTTAAACAGGGAGAGCAGCAGTAGTAGTTGGGCAGTTGGGGTTCCGTCGTGGCTTAAAGCTCCTAAGAGAGTATTTGGCTCAGCTGGGGGGACGGATTCTGCTGCCGCCGTCAACCCGACGCCTGTTAAAGAAGTTTACTCTTCGTCATACGTATCCTCGCCTGGTCCTTTGAGCCGCTCAAGCGGGTTCGACATGGCATTCAGCGTCCTTGAGACACCTGAAATGCTACCAGATCAGGAGACTACAGATAAGTTTCGCACGGCGTTTGCCTACGATGAGAAAGAAACTTTACTAGGCT ATTTTCCTGGTTATATCTATAGATTACTTCCTGTTCCGGGCAAGTTATACATCTCGACCAACTATTTCTGTTTCAAATCAAGCGGCCCTTTGGCTGCTCGTACACGG ATGACATTGCCGTTGCGTGATATTTTGGCGTCAGAGAAGTCGAAGGCGACTAGATTTGGACATCACGGATTGATTATAATCGTAAAAGGCCACGAGgaacttttttttgaattCAACGCTGAAGATAAAAGAGATACTTTCATCAACCTTTTAGAACGTCAACTAGAAGATGTAAGAAACCGTCAGATATCAGGAGGGCCACCATTACGATCATCTGGGGAACGAGACGCTTTGCTACTGGAAGAATTTGATGCTAAACAATCCTCAAATGTCGACGTGGATTCGATGCCTCCTACGGACAGTATGGCAGATTCTCTTCCCGCTGTCATGTTCACTTCTGCATCTTCGACGTTTTTAACATTCAAACCCAAGAAATCCCTTCACTTCACATTTCTGACGATTGGATCCCGAGGAGATGTTCAACCCTACATAGCCCTATCCAAAGGATTAATGGCCGACGGCCACAGGTGTAGAATCGCTACTCACGGCGAATTCCGTGAATGGATAGAATCT CATAACATTGAGTTCGGCTATGTGGGCGGAGATCCAGCCGAACTTATGAGGATATGTATCGAAAATGGGACCTTCACTGTATCCTTCCTCAAGGAGGGTTTACTGAAG TTCCGTGGCTGGTTAGATGACCTTCTCAAGACATCTTGGGAAGCTTGCCAGGGGACCGATGTTCTCGTTGAAAGCCCTAGTGCAATGGGTGGTTACCATATCGCAGAAGCGCTGGCAATTCCATATTTCCGTGCATTTACAATGAcatggacaaggacaag GGCATACCCTCATGCCTTTGCAGTCCCTGAACGCAAA ATGGGCGGAAGTTACAATTACATG TCTTATGTCATGTTTGATCAAGTGTTTTGGCGCGCTCAAGCTGGGCAAATCAATCGTTGGCGTCGAAACCTTCTTCATCTTGGTCCAACCAGCCTTGACAAAATGGAACCCCACAAAATACCCTTTTTGTATAACTTTAGTCCTCATGTTGTTCCTCCCCCTTTGGATTGGCCAGAATGGATCCGAGTAACAG GCTACTGGTTTTTGGATGATGCAGATGTTAGCGCCAAAAAATGGACGCCTCCTACCAGCCTCGTTCAATTTCTTGACAACGCCCAGAAGACAGGACACAAGGTGGTATACATCGGCTTTGGGAGCATCGTTGTTCCAGATCCAAAAGCTATGACACATTCTGTGATCGAAGCCGTTTTACGTAGTGGTGTCCACGCAGTCTTATCTAAAGGCTGGTCAGATCGGCTACAAATGAAAAGTGGAGAGGCTTCGGAACCTGAAGAACCATATCCTCCAGAAATATATCCTATTAGCTCAATTCCTCACGATTGGTTATTCCAACGTATCGATGCAGCATGCCATCATGGAGGCGCGGGTACCACAGGTGCCAGTTTACGAG CGGGTATTCCGACAATCATTCGACCGTTTTTCGGTGATCAGTTCTTTTGGGCAGATCGTGTTGAGGCCCTGGGCGTAGGAAGTGGTGTTCGGAAATTGACAGTTTCGACGCTCTCTGATGCACTTATTTCCGCAACATCGGATGCAAAGCAAATCGCACGTGCGAAGTTGGTTGGCGAACAAATTAGATCG GAGGACGGCGTAGCCACCGCTATGGAGTCGATATACCGAGATTTAGAGTATGCACGCTCGTTGATAAAACGGCAGACGCCTGAAGAAGCCCTCGAGGAAGGTGCCGCTGAGGAGTCCACGGTTCGAAATATTGATAATGTATCGCCAAGTTCATTATCTAGCTCTGCAGGGTCCGTTCAAGGCGCCCCAAGCGAGGACTGGAGTGTCATCTCTGACCAAGAGGACAAACGCTCCTCCTTAGGGTCATATCACAGTGAAAATCAGTCAGCTCAACGTACGAGTCTTGCTGCTGCAGTTCTGTCTGTTTTACCACATTCCTTTCCTCCAGGATCTACCCAGCAATAA